From a single Mesorhizobium shangrilense genomic region:
- a CDS encoding sugar ABC transporter ATP-binding protein, whose amino-acid sequence MFELQKVEKKFPGVHALKGIDFTIKRGEIVGLVGENGAGKSTLMKVIYGAYQHDGGQVLVDGRAVRFHNPRQAMDMGVGMVFQEQSLIPNLTVMENIFLGFEQQFVRLGVVNWKKMAAAARQQLDKVKLSIDPAMVTSKLSFAQRQLVELAKVLTLEERVQGDLVILLDEPTSVLAKEEIDLLFSLVRDLRKRASFIFVSHRLDEVIELSDRIYVMKDGSVVDVVDGKDADVASIQHKMVGRNISKEYYREEKQKPFDAAKPLLEVDGISLAGRYKDISLKLHAGEVLCLVGVEGSGREAILRTIFGLQKPHLGHVTLKGRRVETFSAAHGVECGVGYVPRERKVEGMVGGMTVYENMTLSQMRNYSNAGVLEIGREKELARDWIKRLSIKASSENVDCANLSGGNQQKVVLAKWRSGGSDIILLDHPTRGLDIGAKEDVYDMVRDMCGAGVGIILVADTLEEAIGLSHTIAVIRDGEIRKWYDCPPGRKPSLYDLIHYMT is encoded by the coding sequence ATGTTCGAGCTTCAGAAAGTCGAGAAGAAATTCCCCGGCGTGCACGCGCTGAAAGGCATCGACTTCACCATCAAGCGTGGTGAGATCGTCGGCCTTGTCGGGGAGAACGGCGCCGGCAAGTCGACGTTGATGAAAGTCATCTATGGCGCCTATCAGCATGATGGCGGGCAGGTCCTCGTGGATGGACGGGCGGTGCGCTTCCACAACCCGCGCCAGGCCATGGATATGGGCGTCGGCATGGTGTTCCAGGAACAGTCGCTGATCCCGAACCTGACCGTCATGGAGAACATCTTCCTCGGATTCGAGCAGCAGTTCGTGCGCCTGGGCGTCGTCAACTGGAAGAAGATGGCGGCGGCTGCGCGCCAGCAGCTCGACAAGGTCAAGCTTTCGATCGACCCGGCGATGGTCACCTCGAAACTGTCCTTCGCGCAGCGCCAGCTGGTGGAGCTCGCCAAGGTGTTGACGCTGGAAGAACGTGTACAGGGCGACCTCGTCATCCTGCTGGATGAGCCGACTTCGGTGCTGGCCAAGGAGGAAATCGACCTTCTGTTCAGCCTTGTCAGGGACCTGCGCAAGCGCGCCTCCTTCATCTTCGTTTCGCATCGGCTGGACGAGGTCATCGAACTCTCCGACCGCATTTACGTGATGAAGGACGGTTCCGTGGTCGACGTCGTCGACGGCAAGGACGCCGATGTCGCGTCGATCCAGCACAAGATGGTCGGGCGCAACATCAGCAAGGAATATTACCGCGAGGAGAAGCAGAAGCCCTTCGATGCCGCAAAGCCTCTGCTCGAAGTCGACGGGATCAGCCTTGCGGGTCGCTACAAGGACATCTCGCTCAAGCTGCATGCAGGCGAGGTTCTCTGCCTGGTCGGCGTCGAAGGCTCGGGGCGCGAGGCGATCCTGCGCACCATCTTCGGCCTGCAGAAACCGCATCTCGGCCACGTCACCCTCAAGGGCCGGCGCGTCGAGACCTTCAGTGCCGCGCACGGGGTAGAGTGCGGCGTCGGCTACGTACCGCGTGAACGCAAGGTCGAGGGCATGGTCGGTGGCATGACCGTCTATGAGAACATGACGCTCTCGCAGATGCGCAACTATTCGAATGCGGGCGTGCTGGAGATTGGCAGGGAAAAGGAGCTGGCCCGCGACTGGATCAAGCGGCTTTCGATCAAGGCGTCCTCTGAGAACGTCGATTGCGCCAATCTCTCCGGCGGCAACCAGCAGAAGGTGGTGCTCGCCAAATGGCGCAGCGGCGGCTCCGACATCATCCTCCTCGATCATCCGACTCGCGGCCTGGATATCGGCGCCAAGGAGGACGTCTACGACATGGTGCGCGACATGTGCGGCGCCGGCGTCGGCATCATCCTGGTCGCCGATACGCTCGAGGAGGCAATCGGCCTCAGCCACACCATTGCCGTCATCAGGGATGGCGAGATCCGCAAATGGTACGACTGTCCGCCGGGCCGAAAGCCGTCCCTCTACGATCTCATCCACTACATGACATGA
- a CDS encoding 3-keto-5-aminohexanoate cleavage protein, with the protein MTPSRPISIAVAPNGGRKTQADHPALPMTAAELARVGSLCLEAGASMIHVHVRDREGRHLLDAEAYRDALASIRRSVGERLVVQITSESLGIYSPAEQMQVIRQVRPESVSLALRELLPDAHGETGLSAFLQWLRKENVAPQFILYSPEEAIHLAALKARGVIPFEQLSVLYVLGRYTVGQASDPMDLLPFLDDAVPRFSYWTTCAFGPKEAACVLAGALLGGNIRVGFENNLLLPDGRVARGNEELVGVAKDCIVRLGYRPATADELRANWRLG; encoded by the coding sequence ATGACGCCGAGTCGCCCGATCTCGATCGCCGTTGCCCCCAATGGCGGCAGGAAAACGCAGGCCGATCACCCGGCGCTGCCGATGACGGCGGCGGAGCTTGCCCGCGTCGGCAGCCTGTGTCTCGAGGCAGGGGCCAGCATGATCCATGTCCACGTTCGCGATCGGGAGGGTCGGCATCTGCTCGATGCCGAGGCCTATCGTGATGCACTGGCCTCGATAAGGCGATCGGTCGGCGAAAGGCTTGTCGTCCAGATCACCAGCGAGTCGCTGGGCATCTACAGTCCGGCCGAGCAGATGCAGGTTATCAGGCAGGTTCGGCCGGAATCGGTCTCGCTCGCCTTGCGCGAACTCTTGCCGGATGCGCACGGCGAGACCGGCCTCAGCGCTTTCCTGCAATGGTTGCGCAAGGAGAATGTTGCGCCGCAGTTCATTCTGTACTCGCCGGAGGAAGCCATTCATCTGGCCGCCCTGAAAGCGCGCGGGGTGATCCCCTTCGAACAGCTTTCCGTCCTTTACGTGCTGGGGCGATATACGGTGGGCCAAGCATCCGACCCTATGGACCTGCTGCCATTCCTCGATGATGCTGTGCCACGTTTCTCGTATTGGACGACATGTGCGTTCGGCCCCAAGGAGGCCGCATGTGTGTTGGCCGGTGCGTTGCTCGGCGGAAACATCCGCGTCGGCTTCGAGAACAATTTGTTGCTGCCCGACGGCCGCGTGGCGCGCGGCAATGAGGAATTGGTCGGAGTGGCAAAAGACTGCATTGTTCGGCTGGGCTATCGGCCGGCGACAGCCGATGAACTTCGGGCCAACTGGCGATTGGGATAG
- a CDS encoding aspartate aminotransferase family protein, whose protein sequence is MSAPSSIPRQGDRPSPVAIGESSAFHRDLLAPTIREAVAGDGVYIIDRNGNRYLDGSSGSGPSCLGHSNAAVRAAMHAQIDAIAYAHTAFFTTAPMEELAENLCADAPDQLSHVWFTNSGAEAADAALKLTRQYFLDIGQPERHIVIGRRAGYVGSTLAGLAAGGSAMRRGPFSPVLPTNTAHIGPAYAYRGLLEGETLDDFALRTARELEAVIEEVGPSRVSAFICETVVGATLGAVEAPSGYFREIRRICDRYGILLILDEVMCGMGRVGTRYAFTQEGVAPDLVMIGKALAGGYAPLGGVLVSNAIHDAIRDKTGFFWHGHSFHGHTLACAAALAVQREIERRDLYSNIRKSGALLDQLLRERFAEHPHVGDIRGRGLIQGIELVADRATKRNFDPSHQIHTKLSEHALDLGLICYASSSSSESGVGEHVLLMPPYIVEPHHIEEMVDKLGRAVDRALRAESA, encoded by the coding sequence ATGAGCGCGCCGAGCTCAATTCCGCGCCAGGGCGATCGGCCTTCGCCTGTCGCGATTGGCGAAAGTTCAGCGTTCCACCGCGACCTGCTGGCGCCGACAATCCGCGAAGCAGTCGCAGGCGACGGCGTCTACATTATCGACAGAAACGGCAACCGCTATCTCGATGGCAGCTCCGGCTCGGGTCCTTCGTGTCTCGGTCACAGCAACGCTGCGGTGCGCGCGGCAATGCACGCGCAGATCGATGCTATCGCCTATGCCCACACCGCCTTCTTCACCACCGCGCCGATGGAGGAATTGGCGGAAAACCTGTGCGCCGATGCACCCGACCAGCTGTCGCATGTCTGGTTCACCAACAGCGGTGCCGAAGCCGCCGATGCGGCGCTCAAGCTGACGCGGCAGTATTTTCTCGATATCGGGCAACCGGAACGGCATATCGTCATCGGTCGCCGCGCTGGGTACGTCGGCAGCACATTGGCGGGATTGGCAGCTGGTGGCAGCGCCATGCGCCGCGGCCCATTCTCACCGGTGCTCCCAACCAACACGGCGCATATCGGACCAGCCTATGCCTATCGCGGGTTGCTGGAAGGCGAGACGCTTGACGATTTCGCCTTGCGGACCGCCCGCGAATTGGAAGCAGTGATCGAAGAGGTAGGGCCATCGCGCGTCTCGGCATTCATCTGCGAGACTGTTGTTGGCGCCACCCTTGGCGCCGTGGAAGCTCCGTCAGGGTATTTCCGAGAAATCCGCCGCATCTGCGACCGCTACGGCATCTTGCTCATCCTTGATGAGGTGATGTGCGGCATGGGTCGGGTGGGCACCAGATATGCCTTCACGCAGGAAGGCGTTGCGCCCGATCTGGTGATGATCGGCAAGGCGCTGGCCGGCGGCTACGCGCCTCTCGGTGGCGTACTGGTCAGCAATGCCATCCATGATGCGATAAGGGACAAGACCGGCTTTTTCTGGCATGGCCACAGTTTTCACGGCCATACGCTCGCCTGCGCGGCGGCCCTTGCCGTGCAGCGCGAGATCGAGCGGCGCGATCTCTATTCCAATATCCGCAAATCGGGAGCGCTGTTGGACCAGTTGTTGCGCGAGCGTTTCGCCGAGCATCCCCATGTCGGCGACATCAGGGGGCGGGGCCTTATCCAAGGCATCGAGCTCGTGGCCGACCGTGCGACCAAGCGGAATTTTGACCCATCGCACCAGATACATACGAAGCTGAGCGAGCACGCGCTCGATCTTGGCCTGATCTGCTATGCCTCGAGCTCATCGTCGGAGAGCGGGGTTGGTGAGCACGTCCTGCTGATGCCGCCCTACATCGTCGAACCGCATCATATCGAGGAAATGGTCGATAAGCTCGGCCGCGCGGTGGACCGTGCCCTGCGCGCCGAAAGCGCGTAG
- a CDS encoding MurR/RpiR family transcriptional regulator, which translates to MSLDEINSKIDATFETYPKQLRMAARYVRENPEKIAMHSLRQVSDLANVHPSSLMRLVRELGFERYNEFRDPFRSWLGDQGTTMRGRVEGLRAKGKLGRMSEAVAEVFARDMLDLESTASQIRIEDLVAAADIIIAAKRVFIVGFRSLYSAAYFLDYNCKMFSANTVLVDGRGGALGDEVRDAGPQDAVVVLSHRSYSRDTVRIARFARNAGAKVISIVDSSLAPTVAISDVRLVLAASHSSLLSSVVSTLAVVQALITVIVSKIGDDVFEIIKRNEAFYRAFDTFVED; encoded by the coding sequence ATGAGCCTGGACGAAATCAACAGCAAGATCGACGCGACGTTCGAGACCTATCCGAAACAGCTTCGGATGGCCGCTCGCTATGTCCGCGAGAACCCGGAGAAGATTGCCATGCACTCGCTTCGGCAGGTCTCGGATCTGGCCAATGTCCATCCCTCCAGCCTGATGCGTCTGGTACGGGAACTCGGCTTCGAGCGCTACAACGAGTTCAGGGATCCCTTCAGGAGTTGGCTTGGCGACCAGGGGACGACCATGCGCGGGCGCGTCGAAGGCTTGCGCGCCAAAGGCAAGCTCGGCCGCATGAGCGAGGCCGTCGCGGAGGTTTTCGCGCGCGACATGTTGGATCTGGAGTCGACGGCAAGTCAGATCAGGATAGAGGACCTTGTTGCCGCCGCTGACATCATCATCGCGGCCAAGCGCGTTTTCATCGTCGGCTTCCGCAGCCTGTATTCGGCGGCCTACTTCCTCGACTACAATTGCAAGATGTTTTCCGCCAACACCGTGCTGGTCGATGGGCGGGGCGGAGCTCTTGGCGATGAGGTGCGCGACGCCGGTCCGCAGGATGCGGTCGTGGTGCTGTCGCATCGAAGCTATTCGCGCGACACCGTGCGCATTGCCCGCTTCGCCAGGAATGCCGGAGCCAAGGTCATTTCGATCGTCGACAGCTCGCTGGCACCTACCGTTGCCATCTCGGACGTCAGGCTGGTGCTTGCCGCCAGCCATTCGTCGCTGTTGTCTTCCGTGGTCTCCACTCTTGCGGTGGTGCAGGCCTTGATCACCGTCATCGTCAGCAAGATCGGCGACGATGTCTTCGAAATCATCAAACGGAATGAAGCGTTCTACCGAGCCTTCGATACCTTCGTCGAGGATTGA
- a CDS encoding aminotransferase class IV: MAATQRVAYFNGRFMPEREVCVPFRDLSSLRGYGAFDLTRTFHGRPFRLKEHVQRLYRSLRYLDIDCGLEFDRMMALSEETLDRNRHLLTEREDYWIGQRISAGVQAIGDEGWEHTGPNVIIECCPLPIAKRAKLYRDGIKVVTPATPRTSAKALSPRAKMNQYLNIILAGNDVKRVDPQAWALLLDENGNLAEGEGNNIFLVCDGVLMTPRAQNILPGISRATVIEIAQNLGIEVRETDLDLYDAAIADEMFIASTSLCICPVTSFNGRKVGTSLPGLVTARLTAAYVDMVGCDFVHQHLSWLE; encoded by the coding sequence ATGGCGGCCACGCAGCGCGTTGCCTATTTCAATGGTCGGTTCATGCCCGAACGCGAGGTCTGCGTTCCGTTCCGCGACCTCAGCTCGCTGCGCGGCTATGGCGCCTTCGACTTGACGCGCACCTTCCATGGACGCCCCTTCAGGCTGAAGGAGCACGTGCAGCGGCTCTACCGTTCGCTGAGATATCTCGACATCGATTGCGGGCTCGAGTTCGATCGGATGATGGCGTTGAGCGAAGAGACGCTCGACCGCAACCGCCATCTGCTGACCGAGCGCGAAGATTACTGGATCGGCCAGAGGATCAGCGCCGGCGTTCAGGCGATCGGCGACGAGGGATGGGAACACACCGGTCCCAACGTCATCATCGAATGCTGCCCGCTGCCCATCGCCAAGCGCGCGAAACTCTATCGCGACGGCATCAAGGTGGTGACGCCGGCAACGCCGCGGACTTCGGCCAAAGCACTCAGCCCGCGCGCCAAGATGAACCAGTATCTCAACATCATCCTGGCGGGCAACGACGTGAAGCGGGTCGATCCGCAGGCCTGGGCCTTGCTGCTGGATGAGAATGGCAACCTCGCGGAAGGCGAGGGCAACAACATCTTCCTCGTCTGCGACGGCGTATTGATGACCCCCCGGGCGCAAAACATCCTGCCGGGCATCAGCCGCGCGACGGTGATCGAGATTGCGCAAAACCTCGGCATCGAGGTGCGCGAAACCGACCTCGATCTCTATGACGCGGCGATAGCGGATGAAATGTTCATCGCCTCGACCAGCCTTTGCATCTGCCCAGTGACTTCGTTCAACGGCCGCAAGGTCGGAACCTCGCTGCCCGGGCTGGTCACGGCCCGTCTGACAGCCGCCTACGTCGATATGGTTGGCTGCGATTTCGTCCATCAACATCTGAGCTGGCTGGAATAG
- a CDS encoding RidA family protein, with amino-acid sequence MKRMITAEGVSPPGAPFSSAIAVDGGTLVHTSGFLARDPKSGAILHPGDAEQQTLHCFNSIEKVLRAAGGALQDLVKMTVFLRNASDYEAMNRARRSRLAGIDYASSTVIAGLVAAEALVEIECVAAISGHAGGAAAP; translated from the coding sequence ATGAAACGAATGATCACTGCCGAAGGTGTTTCGCCTCCGGGCGCGCCGTTCTCAAGCGCCATCGCCGTTGATGGCGGCACGTTGGTCCATACGTCCGGCTTCCTGGCGCGTGACCCGAAGAGCGGCGCCATCCTCCATCCAGGCGATGCCGAGCAGCAGACGCTGCATTGTTTCAACAGCATCGAAAAGGTGCTGCGGGCCGCTGGCGGCGCGCTACAGGACCTCGTCAAGATGACCGTCTTTCTGCGCAATGCTTCGGACTATGAGGCGATGAACCGGGCACGCCGGTCGAGGCTTGCCGGCATCGACTATGCCAGCTCGACGGTGATCGCCGGCCTGGTCGCCGCCGAGGCGCTTGTCGAGATTGAATGTGTCGCCGCGATCTCCGGCCATGCCGGCGGAGCGGCGGCGCCATGA
- a CDS encoding sugar ABC transporter substrate-binding protein produces MSFIKKFIEQETINRRNLLLASAYGLGGAAALRTLGATPARATTANPTIAWSYRDRTNPYWNYIVSGGEAFVESLGKPKSALVNLINEGSSEKSLADVKALLGKEGSNLALAIDANDAPNCRPVVEAVAAAGAYVSTIWNKTDDLHPWDFGDNYVSHMTWSDEGPAEKTARILFDAMGGKGGVVHLGGIASNNPAIERLNGLKNALKDYPNIQLLDAQPADWDTQKANQIMASFLTRYGDNIKGVHCANDTIAYGVIEALRAEGIEGMPIVSYDGNQQAVELVAKGEILATVFTNPHWGGGITAALAYYAATGVFKPSAEPKEHREFYGPTILITPKDAAEFKAKYLDSTPKYDWKDFWGPGNGQIKYK; encoded by the coding sequence ATGTCGTTCATCAAGAAATTCATCGAGCAGGAAACCATCAATCGCCGTAACCTGCTTCTCGCTTCGGCCTACGGGCTTGGCGGCGCTGCCGCGCTGCGCACCCTGGGTGCGACACCGGCGCGCGCGACAACCGCAAACCCGACGATCGCCTGGAGTTACCGCGACCGTACCAACCCGTACTGGAACTACATCGTGTCGGGCGGCGAGGCCTTTGTCGAAAGCCTTGGCAAGCCGAAGAGCGCGCTCGTCAACCTCATCAACGAAGGATCAAGCGAGAAGTCGCTCGCCGACGTGAAGGCGCTTCTGGGCAAGGAGGGCAGCAATCTGGCCCTTGCGATCGATGCGAACGATGCGCCCAACTGTCGTCCGGTCGTTGAAGCCGTAGCCGCCGCCGGTGCCTATGTCTCCACCATCTGGAACAAGACGGACGACCTGCATCCGTGGGATTTCGGCGACAACTACGTGTCGCATATGACCTGGTCGGACGAAGGCCCCGCCGAGAAGACCGCCCGCATCCTTTTTGATGCCATGGGCGGCAAGGGCGGCGTCGTCCATCTCGGCGGCATCGCGTCCAACAATCCGGCGATCGAGCGCCTCAACGGCCTGAAGAACGCGCTGAAGGACTATCCGAATATTCAGCTGCTCGACGCACAGCCCGCCGACTGGGACACGCAGAAGGCAAACCAGATCATGGCGAGCTTCCTGACCCGCTACGGTGACAACATCAAGGGCGTGCATTGCGCCAACGACACGATCGCCTACGGCGTCATAGAGGCGCTGCGTGCCGAAGGCATCGAGGGCATGCCGATCGTTTCCTATGACGGCAACCAGCAGGCCGTCGAACTTGTGGCCAAGGGCGAGATCCTGGCGACCGTCTTCACCAATCCCCATTGGGGCGGCGGCATCACCGCGGCACTTGCCTATTATGCGGCGACAGGTGTGTTCAAGCCTTCGGCCGAGCCCAAGGAACACCGCGAATTCTACGGCCCGACCATCCTCATCACGCCTAAGGATGCGGCGGAGTTCAAGGCCAAATACCTCGACAGCACCCCGAAATACGACTGGAAGGACTTCTGGGGTCCGGGCAACGGTCAGATCAAGTACAAATAA
- a CDS encoding C45 family peptidase: MELSTNSRTRSGLNPRWRSSRMFMKNQGRLATIEVGGTHYDVGVQLGRFAADLVHTYTVPSEVWAKVMARRHDSRVELMRRMVEIRFPTYWQEMRGMADGLGLPFDDMVLWHFRGDVWEMPPEGCTTVQIPGSEPIVAHNEDGDAAQISRCAIARVRPLGSKAFTSFIYPGTIPGHAFAVTEAGLVATINHIGALDVGVGLPRTLLGRALLDCDTLDEAVRLLKTSERSGAYHVTLGQSGDSRLFGVEFTHSNCSVRRIEHTQCHSNHLIHQGISDERQEISASSRARLKRANELVAQDDDVDPLTVLWDKSDPVLPVYRERLDDSAQTLAAAVFHIGDKSVEWSVYDRADEPPCFSTQGI, encoded by the coding sequence GTGGAGCTTTCCACCAATAGCCGGACCCGGTCCGGCCTGAATCCGCGTTGGAGGAGCTCACGCATGTTCATGAAAAACCAAGGTCGCCTGGCCACCATCGAGGTGGGCGGCACGCACTACGACGTCGGTGTGCAACTCGGCCGGTTTGCCGCCGACCTTGTCCACACCTACACCGTACCGAGTGAAGTATGGGCCAAAGTGATGGCGCGGCGCCACGATTCGCGGGTGGAGCTCATGCGGCGCATGGTCGAGATCCGCTTCCCGACTTACTGGCAAGAGATGCGGGGAATGGCGGACGGACTTGGTCTGCCGTTCGACGATATGGTGTTGTGGCACTTTCGCGGCGACGTTTGGGAGATGCCACCCGAAGGGTGCACGACTGTGCAGATTCCCGGCAGCGAACCGATCGTCGCGCACAATGAGGATGGTGACGCGGCACAGATCAGCCGCTGCGCCATCGCGCGGGTGCGGCCTCTCGGCAGCAAGGCGTTCACCTCCTTCATCTACCCCGGCACGATCCCCGGGCATGCCTTCGCTGTCACCGAAGCGGGCCTCGTCGCGACGATCAATCACATCGGCGCGCTCGATGTCGGCGTTGGTCTGCCACGCACTCTGCTTGGGCGCGCTTTGCTCGATTGCGATACGCTCGACGAAGCGGTGCGGCTGCTCAAAACATCGGAGCGTTCCGGCGCCTATCACGTCACACTGGGGCAGAGCGGCGATTCCCGGCTCTTTGGTGTCGAATTCACCCATTCAAACTGCTCGGTGCGCAGAATCGAGCACACGCAATGCCACTCCAACCACCTCATACATCAGGGCATATCGGATGAGCGCCAGGAAATCTCCGCTTCGTCGCGCGCCAGGCTGAAACGCGCAAATGAACTGGTCGCGCAAGATGACGATGTCGATCCGTTGACCGTGCTGTGGGACAAGAGCGACCCCGTGCTGCCAGTCTATCGCGAACGACTGGATGACAGCGCGCAAACCCTGGCCGCCGCCGTTTTCCACATAGGCGACAAGTCGGTCGAATGGAGCGTGTACGACCGCGCCGACGAGCCGCCATGTTTTTCGACGCAAGGGATTTGA
- a CDS encoding ABC transporter permease: MDNFLTRDNLQKWAPLLVLFALVLFFSVANPNFLSMRNFARISILSTPSLMIGIGVTFIILMGSIDLSMEGAVAVCAVLFATMFTALGGSLAGWGWLAVVGALFVGALFGLINGLVHVGLKIPSFMASLSMGFVGIGLSLLITGGDRIRVEDPLFRSLLTYRLGGFPLMVYVALAALLIAGFIQGRTKIGRNFYAVGGGEDLAHASGLNVARVRVIGFAIAGVFYALGAMLAVAQIGIAETVTGRNLMFVSITSVVVGGTALWGGAGGVWNTLVGVLIVNVIGNGMVVMGLPSYVQDGVLGLLVIIAVYLSTDRRSLSFVK, translated from the coding sequence GTGGACAATTTCTTGACCAGGGACAATCTGCAGAAATGGGCGCCGCTTCTGGTGCTGTTCGCGCTCGTCCTGTTTTTCTCGGTTGCCAATCCGAATTTCCTTTCCATGCGCAATTTCGCGCGCATTTCCATCCTGTCGACGCCGTCGCTGATGATCGGCATCGGTGTCACCTTCATCATCCTCATGGGATCGATCGACCTCTCCATGGAAGGGGCCGTCGCAGTCTGTGCTGTGTTGTTCGCCACCATGTTCACGGCATTGGGAGGCAGCCTGGCAGGATGGGGATGGCTGGCGGTCGTCGGCGCGCTGTTCGTCGGCGCCCTGTTCGGCCTGATCAACGGGCTGGTGCATGTCGGGCTGAAAATACCGTCCTTCATGGCGAGCCTGTCGATGGGCTTCGTCGGCATCGGCCTGTCCCTGCTGATCACCGGCGGCGACCGGATTCGTGTCGAGGATCCGCTCTTCCGCTCGCTGCTTACCTATCGGCTGGGTGGCTTTCCGCTGATGGTCTACGTCGCGCTGGCGGCGCTGCTCATTGCCGGCTTTATCCAGGGGCGCACGAAGATCGGGCGGAATTTCTATGCCGTCGGCGGTGGCGAGGACCTCGCCCATGCATCCGGCCTGAACGTGGCCAGGGTGCGCGTCATCGGCTTCGCCATCGCCGGCGTCTTCTACGCCCTCGGCGCCATGCTGGCGGTGGCGCAGATCGGCATTGCCGAGACGGTTACCGGACGCAACCTCATGTTCGTCTCCATCACATCCGTGGTCGTGGGCGGCACTGCGCTCTGGGGAGGCGCCGGCGGCGTGTGGAACACACTCGTCGGTGTCCTCATCGTCAATGTCATCGGCAACGGCATGGTGGTCATGGGATTGCCAAGCTACGTCCAGGACGGTGTGCTCGGCCTGCTGGTCATCATCGCGGTCTATCTGTCGACCGACCGTCGCTCTCTGTCTTTCGTGAAGTGA
- a CDS encoding TetR/AcrR family transcriptional regulator: protein MLPAKTRKPRIRDAEATQKRILAAAKQEFAKKGLGGARVDDIAERAKANKRMIYHYFDSKESLFQRVLEDAYVDIRTAEQKLELDHLDPREALEKLVRFTWKYYLDNPEFLTMVNSENLHKARHLKKSKVVQDISRRLVTMVGTLLERGAKQGLFRDGVDPVQLNITIAAIGYYYLTNRFTGSIIYERDLMSREALDTRLQFNIDTIMRLVCK from the coding sequence ATGTTGCCGGCGAAGACAAGGAAGCCAAGAATTCGCGATGCGGAGGCAACCCAGAAGCGCATACTTGCGGCCGCCAAGCAGGAATTCGCCAAGAAGGGTTTGGGCGGCGCCAGAGTGGACGACATAGCCGAGCGCGCAAAAGCCAACAAACGCATGATCTACCATTATTTCGACAGCAAGGAGAGCCTGTTCCAGCGCGTGCTCGAAGACGCCTATGTCGATATCAGAACGGCCGAGCAGAAGCTGGAACTCGATCACCTCGATCCCAGGGAGGCGCTTGAGAAGCTGGTGCGCTTCACCTGGAAATACTATCTCGACAATCCGGAATTCCTCACCATGGTGAACAGCGAGAATCTGCACAAGGCGCGTCATCTCAAGAAGTCCAAGGTGGTTCAGGACATCAGCCGGCGTCTGGTCACGATGGTCGGCACGCTTCTGGAGCGCGGCGCCAAGCAAGGCTTGTTCCGGGACGGCGTCGATCCGGTTCAGTTGAACATCACGATCGCCGCCATAGGCTACTACTACCTCACCAATCGCTTCACGGGCTCCATCATCTACGAGCGTGATCTGATGTCGCGGGAAGCCCTGGATACAAGGCTGCAGTTCAATATCGACACCATCATGCGCCTTGTCTGCAAGTAG